One segment of Clarias gariepinus isolate MV-2021 ecotype Netherlands chromosome 6, CGAR_prim_01v2, whole genome shotgun sequence DNA contains the following:
- the LOC128527164 gene encoding ephexin-1 → MGSVDDVKAELVAMTKAALFPKNCEKGDIPQKVLDPPPSSTNATRDTQNKPVAKPRLNKLGAPKQTKNRDGNDDHASCDTDTASSCTTCCSCVCHNVSEDGPKKPPDEHNYDSSYISSKNEDILVPLLARPLPEEPWKMTLMNEGYTTDNDYAGVYVEADEPKHDDTAPTRSKIEANAAAPKVLSKKPTLTAEKSMAPQKQSKYLANRKKLMKELCWIFSPENKENPKTVKEIVAKIKSSQEDDYQIECCFLPFVNKTKEKEELLQKSIYEVATSERSYLERLSVVVKHFMESPELNSAIAPRDKEILFYKMHEIREISQKFLESMDQNLGSELFCKVICDVVHHYASEKFSAYMKYICNMPCQKDTLIILRKENDGFVEIVNRLEMNPCCNRLSFDSFLSLPFQRILQLKVLMETISKRSASKSEVQASAKAALAKICEVLEICNRELGKMEQFKELVTISNKIEFKYKSLPLVSPLRWLIRDGEVTQLALNKNIFGQKKNCPLRLILFNDLLLLASNKGSDRYVVHDHVHRSLTEVKKGDQVEVDLEGYNVSKVFQLAVMKCHSGQSNQLLLQTSTIEERDGWFEVLKVEKGVYGELDCPQVLCTEAYTGQQPGELSLQPEDKINVFQKTPDGLMEGKRLHDGKRGWFPAKCVKEIVNEHVQRRKLREDYPKLQAAENIPDICQDKQTTCFNIC, encoded by the exons ATG GGCTCTGTGGATGATGTGAAGGCTGAATTGGTAGCAATGACCAAAGCTGCCTTATTCCCTAAGAACTGCGAAAAAGGGGATATACCACAGAAGGTTCTGGATCCCCCTCCCAGCAGCACTAACGCAACAAGGGACACACAGAACAAGCCAGTTGCTAAACCTCGCCTAAACAAACTTGGTGCCCCAAAGCAGACAAAGAACCGAGATGGCAATGATGATCATGCCTCTTGTGACACAGACACTGCCTCTTCATGTACAACTTGTTGTTCTTGTGTGTGTCATAATGTCAGCGAGGATGGACCAAAGAAACCCCCCGATGAGCATAATTATGACAGCTCTTATATTAGCTCTAAAAATGAAGATATCCTTGTACCTTTACTTGCAAGACCGCTTCCCGAAGAACCATGGAAGATGACTCTAATGAATG aAGGATACACTACTGATAATGATTATGCAGGCGTTTATGTTGAAGCTGATGAGCCAAAGCACGATGACACAGCACCTACAA GGAGTAAAATTGAGGCAAATGCTGCTGCCCCGAAGGTCCTTTCCAAAAAGCCAACTCTTACTGCAGAGAAGTCAATGGCCCCTCAGAAGCAGTCTAAATATCTGGCTAACCGGAAAAAATTGATGAAGGAGTTATGCTGGATATTTTCACCTGAAAACAAAGAGAATCCCAAAACTGTGAAAGAAATAGTGGCCAAAATAAAGTCCTCTCAGGAGGATGACTATCAGATCGAATGCTGTTTTCTTCCATTtgtgaataaaacaaaagaaaaagaggagcTTCTTCAGAAG AGTATTTATGAAGTGGCAACTTCTGAGCGGTCTTATCTTGAACGACTATCTGTCGTTGTGAAACATTTCATGGAATCCCCTGAACTAAATTCAGCTATAGCtccaagagacaaagaaatacTATTTTACAAAATGCATGAAATTAGAGAGATCAGCCAGAA GTTCCTGGAGTCAATGGACCAGAATTTGGGCTCCGAGTTGTTTTGTAAAGTCATTTGTGATGTTGTGCATCACTACGCCTCTGAAAAATTCAGTGCTTATATGAAGTACATTTGCAACATGCCATGCCAGAAAGACACACTCATTATCCTGAG GAAGGAGAACGATGGCTTTGTGGAGATCGTGAACAGGCTTGAAATGAATCCATGTTGCAATCGGTTGTCTTTTGACTCTTTTCTCTCACTGCCATTTCAGAGGATCTTACAACTTAAGGTCTTAATGGAG ACAATCTCAAAAAGGTCAGCCTCAAAGTCTGAAGTTCAGGCCTCTGCAAAAGCAGCCCTGGCAAAGATTTGTGAG GTTCTGGAGATATGCAATAGGGAACTGGGGAAGATGGAACAATTTAAGGAGCTTGTCACCATTTCCAACAAAATAGAGTTTAAATACAAG tCCCTGCCACTGGTGTCACCATTGCGCTGGTTAATTAGAGACGGTGAAGTGACCCAGCTCGCTCTCAATAAGAACATTTTTGGCCAGAAAAAAAACTGCCCTCTCCGTTTGATCCTTTTCAATGATTTGCTCCTGTTGGCCTCAAATAAAGG GTCAGACAGATATGTGGTGCATGATCATGTCCACCGCTCCCTCACTGAGGTCAAGAAGGGTGATCAAGTAGAGGTTGATCTGGAAGGATATAATGTGAGTAAAGTATTTCAACTGGCCGTTATGAAGTGCCACAGCGGACAGTCAAACCAACTTTTACTGCAGACTTCTACAAT AGAAGAAAGAGACGGCTGGTTTGAGGTGTTGAAAGTCGAAAAAGGAGTATATGGAGAGTTGG ATTGTCCCCAGGTGCTATGTACTGAGGCATATACTGGACAACAACCTGGAGAGCTTAGTCTACAGCCAGAGGACAAAATCAACGTCTTCCAAAAAACACCTGACG GTTTAATGGAGGGTAAGAGGCTTCATGATGGGAAGAGGGGCTGGTTCCCTGCCAAGTGTGTGAAGGAGATTGTTAATGAGCATGTGCAAAGACGCAAACTGCGTGAGGACTATCCCAAGCTCCAGGCAGCTGAAAACATACCTGACATTTGTCAGGACAAACAGACTACCTGCTTCAATATATGTTAA